Below is a genomic region from Fusobacterium perfoetens.
TCTTCAGAATATAAATCTTCAGCTTTTTGTTTCATGTGTTTACCTTCCTCACTAAGAAATGTTATATCTAAAATATTTTCAGGATTTTCTTGATAATAAGCATATTCTTTTATATTTTGCTCTATACCATATCCTGTAAGTCCTATCTTATGTACAATATCTTCTCCAAAATTTTTAATTAAAATCCGTTCTTCATCAAACATAACCCATTCTATCTTTTCAATGGAAAACCCTGACATTTCAGCAATAAATTTAGCTGAATTAGTATTGAACGGATTATAAACTTCTTTGTTTAAAGTAAAGCTGTTAAAATGTTTTACAAATTCAAACACTCCATCTATAACCCATTCAGGTACCGCATTTTCTTTTATTACTGACTCCGGATATACTATTTTTATGAAAGAAGAAATTCCTTTATAAAAATTTCTTAATTGTCTGTTTTTAAGATTATATTTTTCTAAGTTTATCAGACATTTTTTCTCTTTCAACTCTTTAAGAACTCTGGCAAAATCTTCTATGTATATTCCTGTTGTATCGTTATTCACAAATTTTATTTCTCCAAAAGTCTTTTTATAGTGAGGAATAATAAATGGATAACGGTGAAATATTGCTTCATCTTCCAAGAAAATTTTTGGTAACCTAGAAAATAATTTATCCAAAGTATAGCTTTGTAAATTATATCCTTTCATATAATTATTAGCTACAAATAAGAAAGAGGTTTCTGTTTTAGTTATTACTTGATTGTGTTTTAAAAATCTTCCACTCTCTGTTATTTGCTTAATATATTGTATAGTATTATCTATGTCTGATATTCCCATTATTTCTTCAAATACTAATGTTGGATACTCAAGAGGAACTTTCTCTACTTTTTGCTCATCATAATTTTTTAGACTTAATTCTTTTCCTCTTAACCATGGTTCAGTAGGTATCCCTCCTCGAACTAATAACATTGGTTTTGAAGAAATTGAATTTTCTTCTATTTTATCTTCTGAATCATTTTCTAAATTGGTCATTACAGAATTATTTAAATTGCTATCAGTAGAAACATTAGCAAAAACTAAAGATGTCATACTGGATTTACTCATCTCTGCTTCTCCAACACGAAATGCCCCTGTATTTTTTTCTATCAATACAACATTTCCTATGAGTGTCCCCATTATGCAATAAATTGTATTATCTTCTGATAATCCTACTGTATTTAAAGTATGAGTACTTCTTTTATAAAGAGGTTTTTCCCTTAAATATTTCATATAACATTCTTGATAAGAACCCCCTTTTATTATATCTATAGTTTCACTATCTTCTTCTACCTCTTTAAATGAAACTACTTCTGTTTTTAATCTTTTTATCACTTCATTCATAGGAATAATCCTCGATATTATTTCTTTTTTTCCTATTTCCTGAATTACATTTTCTCCTACTATATTTTTTACTTCTACTGCTTTTTTTCTACCTGCCATATTATTTCACTCCTTTTAAAAAATTATATTCTTTAAGATTTATTGCTCTATTTTTATACAGATAAAAAGAATTACCATTTAAAAAACTTTCAAAAGAGAGTTCGATTCCATCTGCAATACCGTTATATTCAACATAATCATCTATTTCAGTAATTACATAAGTATCAAATTCTTTTAAATATTTAATTTTGCCAATGTCCAAACCATCAATAAAATATCTGCTGATTGTCGGTTTTATATCTTCATATATTCGCCTTAAAGTTTCCAAAGAATAACTTTTTATATCTTCTAAATTAGAAATTTTAAGAGCAAATATTATTTCGTCTTTTCCCTCTGACACTTTACAAAAAGTAAGGTGTTCTGGTTTTAGAATATTTATATCTTTTTTTATAATAGGTGTTGTACTTTCTCTTGGAAAATTTTGTCTTAAAAATCCTAATTGATTTGTGCCTTTCTCATTTAAAGCTAACAACAAAGGACTTCCATCTTCTTGTATAATTTTAATACAATGTTCTCCAAACATAGAATAGGAAACATTTTCTATATTTACTGAAGTTAATATTTCTTGTTTAAGTGTATCGTTAATAAAAATTATCCCATCTTTGAAAGAATATATTCCTTTCCCATGAATTATTTTTATATACTTAGGTTCATCATCTTTATAATCACTTTTTAAAAATTCTTTATGTCTAAAATTCCTATCATATATTTTTTCTAACATTTTTTTCATTCTTTGCCTCCTGAATTATTTGAGTTTTTGAAAAATTTTTCATATAATTTAAAGTGTTGTTACTAGTCATGACTGTCTGTTTCTTGTTTACACAATCATAATATCATCAATATTAAATTTAATAATTAAAAACCTATTTAGGTTTATTAAAAAAATTTTTTATGAATAAACTAAGGAGAATTTATGAAATTATTTTATGATTTTAATAATCCAGTTGAAAATGAGTTCTATATTTTAGAAAAAATTATTAATTTTGAATATCCAATAAATATGATAAAAATTCCAGAAAATTTTGAAAAAATAAAGAAAGCAAAACTTACGTCTTTTGAAAATTTAAAAAAAATAGATTTAAAAGAATTAGGAAAAGTAATTTTTGAATTTGAACCAAAAGGTATTTTAAAAATTAATAAAGAAATTGTAAAAAATAATTTAGAAAAAATATTTTTCAAAATAGGTTCAGAACATGAATTTTCACATCGTGCAGATGAGTTAACCTCAGAAGAATATGATGAGATAATAAACTTTTTAACAGAAGATAGATTAAAATTAAATATGGAGGCTGAAGAATGCTTAAAGACCTTGTTAATTTGTTCTAAAATAATAGAATTTAAAATTAAAATCCCTAAAAAAAATGAAGATACTATAACAGAAATATGCGACGAGAAAATAAAGAATTTAAATAATTTAATTCCAAAACTAAAAGAAAAAAATAAAAATTATGTAAAGAAAATGAGGGAAACTCTTGAAAAAATTTTAAAAGGAAAAAAATCTGAAATAAGTTTTAAAACTCTAAATTTTATAAATGAATTTGATCTTTTCGTTTTCTCCAAAAATAATCTATTAAAAAAACCATTCTTAAGTTTATATGAAAAGTATAATTTAAGTTCTAAAAATGATTTACATAAAATATTTATAATAGAAGAATTTATTTATCATATTTGCAATATCAATGAAAGAGGGATTATTCAGCTCTTATGTAAAGAAGAACCTAATTTTGAAGTAAAAAATCTTTATAAAAAATTAGAAAAATATAATGACCCTAATTTATTTATGGATACTATACCAGAAGAAGAAAGTATACCAAAATATATTGATTTTTCTCCTATAGAGAAAAATATTAGAATTTTCTTACAAAGTATTTCGCCCAAAAAATTAAAAAATTTTTTAAAACTATTTTTATTTTGTTGTAGAGACGAAATATTAATTACACAAGAGCAAATTAAAGAAATTTTTCCAATTTATTTAAATTTTAAAACAGAAACAGCTGAAATCAAAAAAAAAGTATCTTCAGATTTTGAAACAAAAGAGATTTTATTTAATAAAAAAATTGAATTTTTATTGATAATGTTTGAAGAAAAATTAAAAAATCTTAGAATAAACGATGAACCTATCAAAGAATATAACGAAATTAGAGAAATGTCATATAAAAAAATTAGAGAAAAATATATTAATAATATTTTAAAGACAAAATATGACTTAGAAATAGAACTTAGAAGTGAAATATATGAAGAAAAAATAAAAAATTTTAATCAAAAAAAAGTGTTAAAAAAAATAAAAAAATATTTAGAAAAAAATAAAGAAAAAACGGAATATGAAGAAAATTTATATAAAATTATTCAAGTCATAGAAATACCTTTAAAAGAAAAAAACAAACGTAAAGCAGGAAGAAAAACAGAAAAGAAAAATTTATTTCAAAATAATTATTTAGAAGATATTAAATCTTTTTCTTTTTCAAATCTTTTTAGAACTGGAATATATTATAAAATATTAATATTAAATTACTTATTCACTATTGACAAAAAAGACTTTACAATAGAAGCTCAAGTTCTAAAAAAAGAAAATAAAGAAGAAATTTCAGAAAATTCTGAAAAAAATTTTCAAATTTATTATAATGCCTTAATGAGAAATAATAAACAATTTGGAGACAAGCATTTAAAATATCTTTTTCATTATTTAGTAAAAAAAGAAAGTAAACTAATTTTTAATATTATAAATTGCCTAAATTTTTTACATCTTTATGATGACAACTTACTTGAAAATGCTATAAATTTAGGAGCATTTGAAAAATTTTTTCCATTTTATGAAGAAGTAACCTTAGAAGAAATAAAATTGAAATAATTATATATTATATAATGTATTACACATATATGAGAAAAAGA
It encodes:
- a CDS encoding BREX system Lon protease-like protein BrxL, whose amino-acid sequence is MAGRKKAVEVKNIVGENVIQEIGKKEIISRIIPMNEVIKRLKTEVVSFKEVEEDSETIDIIKGGSYQECYMKYLREKPLYKRSTHTLNTVGLSEDNTIYCIMGTLIGNVVLIEKNTGAFRVGEAEMSKSSMTSLVFANVSTDSNLNNSVMTNLENDSEDKIEENSISSKPMLLVRGGIPTEPWLRGKELSLKNYDEQKVEKVPLEYPTLVFEEIMGISDIDNTIQYIKQITESGRFLKHNQVITKTETSFLFVANNYMKGYNLQSYTLDKLFSRLPKIFLEDEAIFHRYPFIIPHYKKTFGEIKFVNNDTTGIYIEDFARVLKELKEKKCLINLEKYNLKNRQLRNFYKGISSFIKIVYPESVIKENAVPEWVIDGVFEFVKHFNSFTLNKEVYNPFNTNSAKFIAEMSGFSIEKIEWVMFDEERILIKNFGEDIVHKIGLTGYGIEQNIKEYAYYQENPENILDITFLSEEGKHMKQKAEDLYSEDIIWIGGNKKITDDDFNKWTIKKIEEGSFNERFDIFKGIPDFFVKIAEIETKRIFQCSNPQVTKKNFVLIDGEIKFVNFSKFIREDNEE